A single region of the Salicibibacter cibi genome encodes:
- a CDS encoding DUF3219 family protein: MVNEIKLNNYTIKVESYEEEKVNGLYKINVSFKVTSEEYHAITTLLYEGMFDVKVPERDLTFRGTIQQYFTSITNLYIPGQVGDYTLHLIEVNS, translated from the coding sequence TTGGTTAACGAAATCAAGTTAAATAACTACACCATTAAAGTGGAAAGCTACGAAGAAGAAAAAGTCAACGGTTTATATAAAATCAACGTTTCGTTTAAAGTGACGAGCGAGGAGTATCACGCAATTACGACTTTGCTATATGAAGGAATGTTTGATGTGAAAGTACCGGAGCGGGATTTAACGTTTCGCGGAACGATTCAGCAGTATTTTACCTCGATTACAAACTTGTATATTCCAGGACAAGTGGGAGATTATACGTTACATTTAATCGAAGTGAATAGCTAA
- a CDS encoding LLM class flavin-dependent oxidoreductase, with product MKISILDQSPISSNQTAEEALNESMELAQMGERLGYERFWMTEHHDLPGLACSAPEVVLSYIGAKTDAIRLGTGAVLLPHYKPYKIAEIHHQLATLFPDRIDLGIGRAPGGSAEVTNALNDNFLQNVYKMPELVGELLAYLKDQVPKVSASPIPSASPTPWMLGTSEKSAVFAGEFGLSYVFGQFMSDEDGQEIAQQYVDAFTPGKQAQTPQIIVTISAICAETTAKAEEIALSPLIWQLQKEKGNEGHGIPSIQEAKNYPLTDKERERLESMKQRMIIGDPQETWAQMQEIQAKCQADEIMIMTSPYSPEDRVRSYEYIAGEVFKR from the coding sequence ATGAAAATAAGCATATTGGACCAATCACCGATTTCGTCGAATCAAACAGCTGAAGAGGCTCTAAATGAATCTATGGAACTGGCACAGATGGGAGAGCGGCTTGGATATGAGCGTTTTTGGATGACCGAACATCATGATTTGCCGGGGCTTGCCTGTTCCGCTCCTGAAGTCGTGTTAAGTTATATCGGAGCGAAAACCGATGCGATTCGTCTCGGCACCGGCGCGGTTTTGCTTCCCCACTATAAACCGTACAAAATAGCGGAAATCCATCACCAATTGGCTACACTCTTTCCAGATCGGATTGATTTGGGAATCGGACGAGCTCCGGGCGGCTCCGCTGAAGTGACGAATGCATTAAATGATAACTTTTTGCAAAATGTCTATAAGATGCCAGAATTGGTCGGGGAACTGCTCGCTTATTTAAAAGACCAAGTTCCAAAAGTATCTGCATCTCCAATTCCGAGCGCCTCCCCTACCCCTTGGATGCTTGGCACGAGTGAAAAAAGTGCCGTGTTTGCAGGAGAATTCGGACTAAGCTATGTGTTCGGCCAGTTCATGAGCGATGAGGATGGCCAGGAAATTGCCCAGCAATATGTGGATGCTTTCACCCCCGGAAAACAAGCACAAACACCGCAAATAATCGTAACCATTTCCGCGATCTGCGCAGAAACGACGGCAAAAGCGGAAGAAATTGCTCTAAGCCCTCTCATTTGGCAATTGCAGAAAGAAAAGGGAAACGAAGGGCATGGCATCCCATCGATCCAAGAAGCAAAAAATTATCCGCTGACAGATAAAGAAAGAGAAAGATTGGAAAGCATGAAACAGCGCATGATTATCGGAGATCCACAAGAAACATGGGCGCAAATGCAGGAGATTCAAGCGAAGTGTCAAGCAGACGAAATCATGATCATGACGAGCCCATACTCCCCGGAAGATCGCGTGCGGTCGTATGAATATATCGCCGGGGAAGTTTTTAAGCGGTAA
- a CDS encoding MFS transporter produces the protein MGVTFSRKTILTIFMLGTFGVGMTEYVVTGLLTQFADDLSVDVSTTGLLLTVYAISVAIFGPLLRIITIKLSPKPLLVGLMAVFVASNIMAATAPNFDVLLLSRLTSAAMHAPFFGLCMSLAMNMSPPEKRTGAIAMVQGGLTIAVMLGVPFGSFLGGMFDWRFVFWFMVILGCITLIGLAVVTPNMKPSEAPNLKKELGIFKNKNVLMVIAVIIFGFSGVFTAYTFKEPMLREFADFGVTGVTAGLFFFGLGAVVGNFASGNIHPNRLTERLIVVLGLLAVVLAAFTFILQFSAFAFVMTFLFGAGTFGTTPILNTKIILAAKEAPSLSGTIAASVFNLANAIGAALGSLLLSAGLTYTMITLVAAGMIAFGMFLTILTHHVEDKSLFQAEEVRG, from the coding sequence ATGGGCGTAACCTTTTCCAGAAAAACGATTTTAACCATTTTTATGCTCGGCACATTCGGCGTTGGCATGACCGAATACGTCGTGACAGGTTTGCTCACGCAATTTGCGGACGATTTGAGCGTTGACGTATCGACGACAGGATTGCTGTTAACGGTTTATGCGATAAGTGTGGCGATCTTCGGTCCACTCCTTCGCATCATAACGATTAAACTCTCGCCAAAGCCATTACTTGTTGGCCTCATGGCCGTATTTGTCGCTAGTAACATCATGGCGGCAACCGCCCCGAACTTTGATGTTTTATTACTGTCGAGATTGACTTCGGCTGCCATGCATGCCCCATTCTTTGGCTTATGTATGTCTTTGGCCATGAATATGTCTCCACCGGAAAAACGGACTGGGGCGATTGCCATGGTTCAAGGCGGCCTTACCATTGCCGTGATGCTTGGAGTGCCGTTTGGCTCTTTTCTTGGCGGCATGTTTGACTGGAGATTCGTATTTTGGTTCATGGTTATTCTTGGCTGTATAACGTTGATCGGTCTTGCGGTCGTCACTCCAAACATGAAACCATCAGAAGCTCCGAACTTGAAAAAGGAACTTGGTATTTTTAAAAATAAAAATGTCCTCATGGTCATCGCCGTCATCATTTTTGGATTTTCCGGCGTGTTTACAGCGTATACGTTTAAAGAGCCGATGCTCCGGGAGTTTGCCGATTTTGGCGTGACAGGCGTGACAGCGGGATTATTTTTCTTTGGCCTTGGAGCCGTAGTCGGCAACTTTGCTTCCGGAAACATTCATCCTAACCGTTTAACCGAGAGACTAATCGTTGTTTTGGGTTTGCTTGCTGTCGTTCTTGCAGCATTCACATTTATTCTGCAATTTTCAGCCTTCGCCTTCGTTATGACCTTTTTGTTTGGAGCAGGAACGTTTGGCACAACGCCGATTTTAAATACGAAGATCATTCTTGCAGCAAAAGAAGCACCTTCGCTCTCCGGGACCATCGCGGCCTCAGTGTTCAATCTCGCGAATGCTATCGGGGCAGCACTCGGATCGTTGTTGTTGAGTGCCGGGTTAACGTATACGATGATTACCCTCGTGGCAGCAGGAATGATCGCATTTGGCATGTTCCTCACGATCTTAACGCATCACGTGGAAGATAAGTCATTGTTTCAGGCTGAGGAAGTAAGGGGATGA
- a CDS encoding transglycosylase domain-containing protein, which produces MEEHRSRTEKRRAGEKKKRSTLKKVLFSILGVVIVGMAVIIAAGVSMISDAPELNAEELVFAEGATIYDMNDNELGRLQGTENRTYRENDEMPEHLKDAFIAVEDYRFYEHSGIDFYRIGGAIISNVTDGFGSEGASTITQQLVKQAFLSPEQTIDRKVQEQWLALQMEHQYSKDEILELYLNSSYFDSSAWGVGEAAIRYFNKEDLDELTVADAAVLAAIPRRPSYYNPQNNPEEAEERRDLILSLMEENDFISEEEAADAMSVDIEDQLDYTPQENVAYQSIIDQVMEEVESIDGIESADLYAAGFDIYTTIDPEAQEIAQDVIQSDEYVSQYPDNEAFQVGFSLLDTETGAIRAMVGNREETEEERGLNYATAAGGSPGSTVKPILGYGPAIEEQDWYTGETIVDEPHEYSDGTSFGNYGDSYSGEVSMREALVRSINVPAVKAIQVVGLDDAQSFAERLGFDFDQDITESSVLGGFSDGISSLDMAGAYASFGNEGTYNEPYSVRKVEFRDGGEVENSPESDQVMYESTAYMMSDMLKGVLDDSSGTGQRANIGELPLAGKTGTSNFTQEELGEYGVPDGGVPDVWFNGYTTDYTAAVWTGFGDGRDSGYLIGEEQNIAQDIFRIIMTNVHEGEGTEDFSRPNSVCETDGELYRCEAPPAQVTEEADEEGTDEETPETPEEEGIEEEEPEEEEDEDEEDEEDEEDEEEEEDEEEEEEEEEEEEEEEEEEEEDEEDEDEEDEEEDEEEEEEEEDEEEEEEEEDEEDEEEDEEEEEEEEDEEDEEEEEDEEEEEEEDEEEEEDEEDEENNEDAEEENEDVEDDE; this is translated from the coding sequence ATGGAGGAGCACCGTTCACGAACGGAGAAACGTCGTGCCGGCGAGAAGAAAAAACGGTCCACACTTAAAAAAGTGTTGTTTTCTATCTTAGGGGTCGTGATTGTTGGCATGGCGGTGATAATAGCGGCAGGAGTGTCAATGATTTCGGATGCTCCTGAGCTTAATGCAGAGGAACTTGTTTTTGCAGAAGGGGCAACGATTTATGATATGAACGATAACGAGCTCGGTCGGTTGCAAGGAACGGAAAATCGTACCTATAGGGAAAACGATGAAATGCCCGAACATCTCAAAGATGCTTTCATCGCGGTTGAAGACTATCGTTTTTATGAACACAGTGGCATTGACTTTTACCGGATTGGCGGTGCGATTATCTCGAATGTTACCGATGGGTTTGGTTCTGAAGGGGCAAGTACCATCACCCAACAGCTTGTAAAACAAGCCTTCTTATCCCCTGAGCAAACGATTGACCGAAAAGTGCAGGAACAATGGCTCGCTTTGCAAATGGAGCATCAATACAGCAAAGATGAGATCTTGGAATTGTATTTGAATAGCAGTTACTTCGACAGTTCAGCTTGGGGAGTTGGAGAAGCGGCGATTCGTTATTTTAATAAAGAGGATCTGGATGAACTTACGGTTGCCGACGCCGCCGTCTTGGCAGCTATCCCGCGGCGGCCTTCCTATTACAATCCGCAAAATAACCCTGAGGAGGCGGAAGAGCGCAGAGATTTGATCCTTTCCCTGATGGAGGAGAATGATTTCATCAGTGAAGAGGAAGCAGCCGACGCAATGTCTGTGGATATCGAAGATCAACTGGATTATACTCCTCAGGAAAATGTCGCTTATCAATCGATCATTGACCAAGTAATGGAAGAAGTGGAAAGCATCGATGGGATTGAAAGCGCGGATCTGTATGCGGCCGGTTTTGACATTTATACGACCATTGATCCGGAGGCGCAGGAGATCGCACAAGATGTTATTCAAAGCGATGAATATGTTTCGCAATACCCCGATAATGAAGCGTTCCAGGTAGGTTTTTCCCTCCTTGACACGGAAACTGGTGCGATACGTGCAATGGTAGGCAATCGTGAGGAAACAGAAGAAGAAAGAGGCTTGAATTACGCCACTGCCGCCGGCGGCTCACCGGGATCGACGGTCAAACCGATTCTTGGTTACGGTCCGGCTATTGAGGAGCAAGACTGGTACACGGGAGAAACTATCGTCGATGAACCGCATGAGTATTCAGATGGGACTTCCTTCGGCAATTATGGGGACAGTTACAGTGGTGAGGTCTCCATGCGAGAAGCGCTTGTTCGCTCGATCAATGTTCCGGCTGTAAAGGCGATCCAGGTCGTGGGCTTGGACGATGCCCAATCGTTTGCCGAACGCCTTGGCTTCGACTTTGATCAGGATATTACCGAGAGTTCTGTCCTAGGAGGCTTTTCCGATGGGATATCAAGTTTGGATATGGCCGGCGCTTACGCCTCGTTTGGAAATGAAGGTACCTACAATGAACCTTACAGCGTTCGAAAAGTGGAGTTTCGTGATGGAGGGGAAGTAGAGAACTCGCCTGAATCAGACCAGGTGATGTACGAATCGACTGCTTATATGATGTCGGACATGCTTAAAGGTGTTTTGGACGATTCTTCCGGAACCGGTCAACGTGCGAATATCGGGGAGCTTCCGCTGGCGGGAAAGACAGGAACTTCGAATTTTACCCAGGAAGAATTGGGGGAATATGGTGTTCCTGACGGGGGTGTGCCGGATGTTTGGTTTAACGGCTACACGACTGACTATACGGCAGCTGTCTGGACTGGGTTTGGTGACGGACGCGATAGCGGCTATTTAATCGGTGAAGAACAAAACATTGCCCAGGATATTTTTCGTATTATCATGACTAATGTTCATGAAGGCGAGGGAACGGAAGACTTCTCACGACCGAATTCTGTTTGTGAGACTGACGGTGAACTTTATCGGTGTGAAGCGCCTCCTGCACAAGTAACCGAAGAAGCGGATGAAGAAGGAACGGATGAAGAGACGCCGGAAACACCGGAGGAAGAAGGAATAGAGGAAGAAGAACCGGAAGAAGAGGAAGACGAAGACGAGGAAGATGAGGAAGACGAAGAAGACGAGGAAGAAGAAGAAGACGAGGAAGAAGAAGAAGAAGAAGAGGAAGAGGAAGAGGAAGAGGAAGAAGAGGAAGAGGAAGACGAAGAAGACGAGGACGAGGAAGACGAAGAAGAAGACGAGGAAGAAGAAGAAGAGGAAGAAGACGAGGAAGAAGAAGAAGAGGAAGAAGACGAGGAAGACGAAGAAGAAGACGAGGAAGAAGAAGAAGAGGAAGAAGACGAGGAAGACGAAGAAGAAGAGGAAGACGAAGAAGAAGAAGAAGAAGAAGACGAAGAAGAAGAGGAAGACGAAGAAGACGAGGAAAATAATGAAGATGCAGAGGAAGAAAACGAGGATGTAGAGGACGATGAATAA
- a CDS encoding M20 family metallopeptidase: MDASFFSRIEALRDEMIEIRRDLHMYPELSRKEVRTPEIITDYLRKLGLEVKTNVGGRGVVGILRGDKPGKTVGLRADFDALPISEKNDVPYKSKNPGVMHACGHDAHTAIALGLAKAFSERKHELAGNIVFLHQHAEEVVPGGAKDMVEDGALEGVDAVFATHMENAYPVGDVIYRHGYIMAFSDRFEIEVIGQGGHGAFPHQTNDAVVMASQLVNQLQTIVSRKVDPLKSAVISIGSIHGGEGANVIADSVTLKGTIRTFSKEVREKIILNVERITAAVAEAGEGTYRLDYQEGHPVTWNHHEETDIIVEGGKAVVGKEHVKEMPPQMGGEDFSHFLNTVPGSYFFTGSANKEKGIIYPYHHDQFDIDEEAMIIGAKTLAKAAILYFEKNN; this comes from the coding sequence GTGGACGCGAGTTTTTTTTCAAGAATTGAAGCGTTAAGAGATGAGATGATAGAGATCCGTCGTGATCTGCATATGTATCCCGAACTTTCCCGCAAAGAAGTTCGAACACCGGAAATCATCACCGACTACTTGAGAAAGTTAGGATTAGAGGTGAAAACAAACGTCGGTGGACGGGGAGTTGTTGGGATCCTCAGAGGAGATAAACCAGGGAAGACGGTAGGCCTTCGAGCCGATTTTGATGCATTGCCGATAAGTGAAAAAAACGATGTTCCATATAAATCGAAAAATCCGGGTGTGATGCATGCTTGTGGTCATGATGCCCATACAGCGATTGCGCTAGGCCTAGCCAAAGCATTTAGTGAAAGGAAACATGAATTAGCTGGAAACATTGTATTTCTTCATCAACACGCTGAAGAAGTTGTCCCTGGTGGGGCGAAGGATATGGTTGAAGACGGGGCGCTTGAAGGTGTCGATGCAGTCTTTGCCACCCATATGGAGAATGCCTATCCTGTTGGGGATGTGATTTATCGTCATGGTTATATTATGGCGTTTTCCGACCGCTTTGAAATTGAAGTGATTGGACAAGGGGGGCACGGAGCTTTTCCTCATCAGACGAACGATGCTGTTGTTATGGCGTCTCAGCTCGTGAATCAGTTACAAACGATTGTTAGTCGTAAAGTCGATCCATTAAAATCCGCTGTGATCAGCATAGGCTCCATTCACGGTGGCGAAGGAGCCAATGTTATTGCGGATTCTGTTACTTTAAAAGGAACGATACGAACATTTTCTAAAGAAGTAAGAGAAAAGATAATTCTTAACGTGGAAAGAATCACTGCCGCTGTTGCAGAAGCCGGGGAGGGAACGTATCGGCTAGATTATCAAGAAGGGCATCCGGTGACATGGAACCACCATGAAGAGACTGATATAATTGTTGAAGGTGGAAAAGCTGTCGTTGGAAAAGAGCATGTCAAGGAGATGCCACCGCAAATGGGAGGAGAAGATTTTTCCCATTTTCTCAACACAGTTCCTGGTTCCTATTTCTTTACGGGATCAGCCAATAAAGAAAAAGGCATTATCTACCCCTATCATCATGATCAATTTGATATTGATGAAGAGGCCATGATTATTGGAGCGAAGACATTAGCGAAAGCAGCTATTCTCTACTTCGAAAAAAATAACTAG
- a CDS encoding transposase, which produces MKPTVFPHDTYQTFVLEQLQEHYGRSIIHLSQDWPLILKCWQADLSGITGQLMEQYADQGPEPRDPASMLRSYLVFLFTNPGIGITQWINEMKRTPIYAILSGFSPDDIPGVGTFYEFIERLWPEATKNLKPKKQKPKKNKKKGQKGKKGQKANYKPGKVERFARWSERHMDIVKPLPGDPLFQFFEQNILKVSADLGLIGDPDALSVAGDGTPVVTQAYRRSKPTCDCRANGIYGCHHHRIYSQPDCDGGWDSSREKYFNGYHLYMLAAADSPHDLPLYPRLHPASRHDAVSLVASAVEFNQRYTLGSVNRMLLDAAHDAEAIYELLDKQGTEPFIDLNNRSKKNIETNSDIQISPEGIPICPNGREMKPNGFDKSQNRRKWRCTPSCGCSDATYGRTYHTKSSDNLRLFPKTPRDSQAWKDIYKRRTSSERTNKREKNDYQLEAGRHRSTMMWYMRIYGIMICQHIDAWYESQKDDWNQLKTTICPAAA; this is translated from the coding sequence TTGAAACCAACGGTTTTTCCTCATGACACGTATCAAACCTTTGTCCTTGAACAACTTCAGGAACACTACGGACGCTCCATTATCCATTTGAGTCAGGATTGGCCGCTCATCCTCAAATGTTGGCAAGCCGACCTTTCAGGCATTACCGGCCAACTGATGGAGCAGTATGCGGATCAAGGGCCAGAACCCCGCGATCCGGCTTCCATGTTGCGTTCCTATCTCGTCTTTTTGTTCACAAATCCCGGCATCGGGATCACCCAATGGATCAACGAAATGAAACGCACACCTATTTACGCGATCTTGAGCGGCTTTTCTCCTGATGATATCCCCGGGGTTGGCACGTTCTATGAGTTTATCGAGCGCCTCTGGCCCGAGGCGACCAAAAACTTAAAACCCAAGAAGCAAAAACCGAAAAAGAACAAGAAGAAGGGCCAAAAAGGAAAGAAAGGCCAAAAAGCCAATTACAAACCGGGTAAAGTCGAACGCTTCGCACGATGGTCGGAACGCCATATGGACATCGTCAAACCATTGCCCGGCGACCCACTTTTTCAGTTTTTCGAACAGAATATCTTAAAGGTTTCTGCGGACCTAGGCCTGATCGGAGATCCTGATGCGCTCAGTGTCGCCGGGGATGGTACGCCTGTTGTCACGCAAGCTTACCGGCGAAGCAAACCGACCTGTGATTGTCGCGCGAACGGGATTTATGGCTGCCATCATCATCGCATCTATTCCCAGCCGGATTGTGACGGTGGATGGGACAGCTCCCGTGAGAAGTACTTTAACGGCTATCATCTCTATATGTTAGCGGCCGCGGACAGCCCGCATGACCTGCCATTGTATCCACGTCTGCATCCGGCATCCCGGCATGATGCCGTCAGTTTGGTCGCGAGCGCGGTTGAATTCAACCAACGCTACACCTTGGGATCCGTGAATCGTATGCTTCTCGATGCCGCTCATGACGCCGAGGCTATCTATGAGCTCTTGGATAAGCAAGGTACCGAGCCTTTCATCGATTTGAACAACAGAAGCAAAAAGAATATCGAAACGAACAGTGATATTCAGATTTCACCCGAGGGCATTCCCATCTGCCCCAACGGTCGTGAAATGAAACCAAATGGCTTCGACAAATCCCAGAATCGCAGGAAGTGGCGCTGCACGCCATCCTGCGGGTGTTCGGACGCGACATACGGCCGGACCTATCACACGAAATCAAGTGACAACCTGCGTTTGTTTCCCAAAACGCCACGCGATTCTCAAGCGTGGAAAGACATCTACAAACGCCGCACTTCAAGCGAACGGACAAACAAACGCGAGAAGAATGATTATCAACTGGAAGCCGGTCGACACCGATCAACGATGATGTGGTACATGCGTATTTATGGCATTATGATCTGCCAACACATAGACGCCTGGTATGAAAGCCAAAAAGACGACTGGAACCAGCTCAAAACGACTATCTGCCCTGCCGCTGCTTAA
- a CDS encoding ABC transporter permease yields MDFLGNIVEAFIYIAQNWDLLLDLTIDHMLMVGLGLILALIVGIPLGLLCATQERIAPFILSLANIIQNIPSIALLAIIMLYFGLGFYTVVAGLFLYSLLPIIRNTYVGVKEVDPSIIEAGRGIGMTGLQLLRKVQIPLALPFMTAGLRVAAVIAIGVASIAPFVGGDGLGREIVSGINARDDVRIYAGAIPAAGIAIISDLLLGRLEKKSKKRIG; encoded by the coding sequence ATGGACTTCTTAGGAAATATTGTCGAGGCATTTATCTATATAGCCCAAAACTGGGACTTATTATTAGATCTTACCATTGATCATATGTTGATGGTTGGTTTAGGACTAATCCTGGCTTTAATTGTAGGAATTCCATTAGGGTTGTTATGTGCGACCCAAGAGCGGATTGCCCCTTTTATTCTGTCATTAGCAAACATCATTCAAAACATCCCAAGTATCGCTTTGCTCGCGATTATTATGCTTTATTTTGGGTTAGGCTTTTACACAGTTGTGGCCGGTTTATTCCTTTACTCATTGTTACCTATTATCCGTAACACGTATGTTGGCGTAAAAGAAGTTGATCCAAGCATTATCGAAGCAGGTCGGGGAATTGGAATGACAGGGTTACAGTTATTGCGCAAGGTCCAGATTCCTCTCGCTCTCCCATTTATGACTGCAGGTTTGCGAGTGGCAGCCGTTATAGCGATCGGTGTTGCGTCCATTGCCCCCTTTGTTGGGGGAGATGGATTGGGGCGAGAGATTGTCTCTGGTATTAACGCACGAGATGATGTGCGTATTTACGCAGGCGCTATTCCTGCTGCCGGCATTGCCATTATCTCTGATCTTTTGCTAGGAAGATTGGAAAAGAAATCAAAAAAGAGAATCGGCTAG
- a CDS encoding glycine betaine ABC transporter substrate-binding protein, whose amino-acid sequence MKKQIALSLPILSGLLLSACGENDDTINFGTQQYTDPKILAHIVEGIVEDRTEYNVEITKDINASPQVITSLEQGEFDIATLYSGEVYNNHFDGVEFTTDAEETFRQAQEGFEEHFNFTWYDKIGYTNNYVLAVNENVANEHNPEQIEDLEAYADQLNLGTDNTWLEREGDGYRDFQETYDFSFNDERGMNVRLMYEAVENDELDVVTGHSVDPQIIELNMKTLEDNKDFFPSFEGAFVANNDMVEEYPEVDEILQELQDSIDTETMTELIYEVDLEGRSEEEVAYEWLEKNGWLD is encoded by the coding sequence ATGAAAAAACAAATTGCTTTATCACTCCCCATCCTTTCCGGCCTTCTACTCAGTGCATGTGGCGAAAATGACGATACGATTAACTTTGGGACGCAACAATATACAGACCCGAAGATTTTGGCTCATATCGTTGAAGGGATCGTAGAGGATCGTACGGAGTATAACGTTGAAATTACAAAGGATATTAATGCCAGCCCGCAAGTCATTACCTCACTTGAGCAAGGTGAATTTGATATAGCAACGTTATATTCAGGGGAGGTTTACAACAATCACTTTGACGGAGTTGAATTCACAACCGATGCTGAAGAAACATTTCGTCAAGCACAAGAAGGGTTTGAAGAACATTTTAACTTTACATGGTATGACAAGATTGGATATACGAACAATTATGTTCTTGCTGTTAATGAAAATGTTGCTAACGAGCATAATCCTGAACAAATCGAAGATTTAGAAGCTTACGCTGATCAACTTAATTTAGGAACCGACAACACCTGGCTCGAGCGTGAAGGCGATGGTTATCGTGATTTTCAGGAAACCTATGATTTCTCATTCAATGATGAAAGAGGCATGAATGTTCGTTTGATGTATGAAGCAGTCGAAAATGATGAATTGGATGTGGTTACCGGACATTCAGTTGACCCACAAATTATTGAATTAAATATGAAAACCTTAGAGGATAACAAGGATTTTTTCCCGTCTTTTGAAGGGGCATTTGTAGCCAATAATGACATGGTGGAGGAATACCCTGAGGTCGATGAGATCCTGCAGGAACTACAAGATTCAATAGATACGGAAACGATGACAGAGTTAATCTATGAAGTCGACCTGGAAGGTCGCAGCGAGGAAGAGGTCGCGTATGAATGGTTAGAAAAAAATGGATGGTTAGATTAA
- a CDS encoding ABC transporter permease, giving the protein MENSYVDFLQARANTIITYFLEHIFISFISVIIGAMIAIPVGILLTRITSDTFKNSIFNIANIFQTIPTIALLALFVPLLGIGMPPAIVALFLFSLLPLLRNTYAGMQSVSEDIKESAKGMGYNSFQQLWKIEFKIAFPYIMSGLRMTTVYVISWTTIAAVIGAGGLGGLVMSGLSMNDAYYIFTGTILAVILALIVDFIMSKVEKKIIY; this is encoded by the coding sequence GTGGAAAATAGTTACGTAGATTTTTTACAAGCTCGTGCTAATACTATCATTACGTATTTTTTAGAGCATATTTTCATCTCGTTTATATCCGTTATCATTGGGGCAATGATTGCAATCCCAGTTGGCATTTTGTTAACACGGATCACATCAGACACCTTTAAAAATAGCATTTTTAATATCGCGAATATCTTCCAAACAATTCCGACCATAGCTTTATTAGCATTGTTTGTTCCATTATTAGGCATAGGGATGCCACCGGCCATTGTTGCGCTCTTTCTATTTTCATTACTGCCTTTGTTGCGTAATACTTATGCCGGTATGCAGTCGGTCAGTGAAGACATCAAGGAGTCTGCAAAGGGGATGGGCTATAACTCATTTCAACAATTATGGAAGATTGAATTTAAAATTGCTTTCCCCTATATCATGTCAGGATTACGAATGACAACTGTTTACGTCATTAGCTGGACAACGATTGCTGCAGTCATTGGGGCCGGAGGCCTTGGTGGTCTTGTTATGTCCGGCTTGAGTATGAATGACGCCTACTACATTTTCACTGGGACCATTCTTGCTGTAATTTTAGCACTTATCGTCGATTTTATTATGAGCAAAGTTGAGAAAAAAATCATTTATTAA